The following coding sequences lie in one Lolium perenne isolate Kyuss_39 chromosome 2, Kyuss_2.0, whole genome shotgun sequence genomic window:
- the LOC127329344 gene encoding uncharacterized protein, with the protein MEHLARAPAPRSWIYYLVEGMSFKITTTLCASRVEKWIRAVKRDFLDGAPIKYVGLDYEFTNPREGNQRAAVLQLSAATGNLVFQICWANEVSQVLKEFL; encoded by the coding sequence ATGGAGCACCTCGCGCGCGCCCCGGCTCCTCGGTCTTGGATATACTACCTGGTCGAAGGGATGTCTTTCAAAATCACGACCACTCTCTGTGCATCAAGAGTGGAGAAGTGGATCCGCGCCGTCAAGAGGGACTTTCTCGACGGCGCACCAATCAAGTATGTCGGCTTGGACTACGAGTTCACCAACCCTCGTGAGGGTAATCAGCGCGCCGCCGTCCTTCAACTCTCGGCGGCGACCGGGAATTTGGTCTTCCAGATTTGTTGGGCTAATGAAGTGTCACAAGTTCTCAAGGAGTTCTTGTAA